In Molothrus ater isolate BHLD 08-10-18 breed brown headed cowbird chromosome 20, BPBGC_Mater_1.1, whole genome shotgun sequence, the following are encoded in one genomic region:
- the LOC118693263 gene encoding centrosome-associated protein 350-like, with product MKNDDPASSMDDFTSPLEQMTGLESAQGMDEDVSLEMDALPPLPDNTMPEESPLLSTETSGAFSTQDGCLSEQSITALSSCLSENQHGEQEMPLQHLELLPVSNTDSSGGSKSPEFPMKQCKMCEKLPSADEDSDDDPLSSFEIGDRVLVKQSQPGTLMFKGQTHFGSGHWAGVALDKAEGDNAGTYEGVKYFECAQHCGVFVRPDEISHLFGVNKNSSSYMGSEDSDSFHDDDDSLNGDCKYSEDDEQRVGFAEEKEDTNSAGGSEVKENQSGLQSALLCGKGQKFPHSNQCNCNEFLYQKNLMCLGSDKEKPELAQIKQTIFADALPKKNKTDEVNTSKNICCLVEDQKRIKLADDIASELSKKLLFDILIAFSETAQHKYKSAFEKDMMNYGKGLRQEDNQKPFPLKENSVAALSEPSAKVSDVSLGDFDTLCIHGCHTVTDRIVTKFIDDAVKEYKKIKRKHRSKADKILHLSPETSPTTLPLLLKILDAGVFGSSEDFDQPNSDQNMLVRQTQKQHLYKLDQWHSAPWKKTVEVPLVIPHNSSSVKNLSAYAVEELWTPENIKSNFRNINVPKYWEYSDLPGNDLEKESKRMYNQVIFDLSHELLCAEYQVTAKPNMFPWMEKNVGSPCSRHLCRRTDVSDVKTFVQGEIIKIMNLEKNDLEMKRKFLNMTKYGNCKRDRVDLILIQELRKEESQWTSYGDDELRVKMRMTEAIFDSLILDTIRVLNKIYLKKACLKGDCAPSFLS from the exons ATGAAAAATGATGATCCTGCCTCCAGCATGGATGATTTCACATCTCCACTGGAACAAATGACAGGCTTAGAGTCTGCTCAGGGCATGGATGAAGATGTATCACTGGAAATGGATGCATTACCCCCATTACCTGATAACACCATGCCTGAAGAATCTCCCCTGCTCAGTACAGAGACTAGTGGTGCTTTTTCAACTCAGGATGGTTGTCTCTCAGAGCAATCTATTACAGCTCTTTCCAGCTGTTTATCAGAAAACCAGCATGGAGAGCAAGAGATGCCTTTGCAGCATTTGGAGTTACTGCCTGTGTCAAATACAGATTCTTCTGGTGGAAGTAAAAGTCCTGAATTCCCAATGAAACAATGCAAAATGTGTGAAAAGCTGCCCAGTGCTGATGAGGACAGTGATGATGATCCATTATCATCATTTGAAATTGGGGACAGAGTGTTGGTAAAGCAAAGCCAGCCTGGAACTCTGATGTTCAAAGGCCAGACTCATTTTGGCAGTGGTCACTGGGCTGGTGTTGCACTGGACAAAGCTGAAGGTGACAATGCTGGAACTTATGAAGGGGTGAAGTATTTTGAGTGCGCTCAGCACTGCGGGGTCTTTGTCAGACCTGATGAGATTTCACACCTGTTTGGGGTTAACAAAAACAGCTCCAGTTACATGGGGAGTGAAGACTCTGACTCCTTCCATGATGATGATGACTCCCTCAACGGAGACTGCAAATATTCTGAAGATGATGAGCAGAGAGTGGGGTttgcagaggagaaagaagatACAAACAGTGCAGGAGGTtcagaagtgaaagaaaaccaGTCTGGTTTACAGAGTGCCTTGCTGTGTGGAAAAGGGCAAAAATTTCCCCATTCCAACCAGTGTAACTGTAATGAATTCCTCTATCAAAAGAACTTAATGTGCTTGGGATCAGATAAAGAAAAACCAGAACTGgcacaaataaaacaaacaatatTTGCAGATGCtcttccaaagaaaaacaagacagATGAGGTAAACacaagcaaaaatatttgttgctTGGTAGAGGATCAGAAAAGAATTAAACTTGCTGATGATATTGCAAGTGAGCTCAGTAAAAAACTTCTGTTTgacattttaattgcattttctgaaaCAGCTCAACACAAATATAAAAGTGCCTTTGAAAAAGACATGATGAATTATGGCAAAGGCCTGAGGCAAGAAGACAATCAGAAACCATTTCCCCTCAAAGAAAATTCAGTTGCTGCCTTATCTGAGCCATCAGCAAAGGTTTCTGATGTTTCACTGGGTGATTTTGATACGCTTTGCATTCATGGTTGTCACACAGTAACAGACAGAATTGTAACTAAATTTATAGATGATGCAGTTAAAGAATATAAgaagattaaaagaaaacacagatcAAAAGCAGACAAGATACTTCATTTATCTCCAGAGACTTCTCCAACCACTTTGCCT ctccttttaaaaatccttgATGCTGGTGTTTTTGGAAGCTCTGAAGATTTTGATCAGCCTAATTCTGACCAAAACATGCTGGTGAGACAGACACAAAAGCAACACTTGTACAAATTAGACCAGTGGCACTCAGCTCCTTGGAAGAAAACTGTGGAAGTTCCTCTTGTGATACCACATAACAGTTCTTCCGTTAAAAATTTGTCTGCATATGCTGTGGAAGAATTATGGACCCCAGAGAACATAAAATCAAATTTCAGGAATATCAATGTGCCAAAGTACTGGGAATATAGTGATCTCCCAGGGAATgatttggaaaaagaaagcaagaggaTGTATAATcag GTTATATTTGATTTGAGCCATGAGTTGCTGTGTGCAGAATATCAAGTGACTGCAAAGCCAAATATGTTCCCatggatggaaaaaaatgtgggaTCTCCCTGTTCCAGGCATCTCTGCAGAAGGACAGATGTCAGTGATGTCAAG ACGTTTGTTCAGggtgaaattattaaaataatgaacCTGGAAAAGAATGActtagaaatgaaaagaaaattcctaAATATGACCAAGTATGGAAACTGTAAGAGAGACAGAGTGGACCTTATTCTG ATCCAGGAGCTTCGCAAAGAAGAATCTCAGTGGACTTCCTATGGTGATGATGAATTAAGAGTGAAGATGAGGATGACTGAAGCCATATTTGATAGCTTGATCCTTGATACAATCAGAGTTCTTAATAAGATTTACCTGAAAAAAGCCTGTTTGAAAGGTGACTGTGCACCATCTTTTCTCTCTTAA